A genomic window from Fusarium oxysporum Fo47 chromosome X, complete sequence includes:
- a CDS encoding uncharacterized protein (of unknown function-domain containing protein), translating into MSSSQADSGVDHDERFRHEVLKGFAEDLQDIATDKDKQDLLTSLKSFALHFIKEPLKRPMADLSTVQQNLDVLWYMFFKASTAMDSDSLLQDRLVLLLLWTRQFDLVYKELYTGQKISRNWESYGFAQSLQTFWEALVKEGSEAELRSLATFSAKVLASGTCEDQISSTGLWYMRETLETSNDNIAKFLPGAIVWMELCPHALLRDCVLKADEQQSEQSSLNLGLLGQDQCEDETGFSMTRWLFWRRRFQKLSHHPDTSLAQLAKKGFMAMIHCGRDVDYSVLGEDVFAERLQATMWAELVKSGKESLDGDDIDIDPDWVDRKN; encoded by the coding sequence ATGTCTTCATCTCAGGCCGACTCTGGGGTCGACCACGACGAACGCTTTAGACATGAAGTCTTGAAAGGTTTCGcagaagatcttcaagacaTAGCAACtgacaaggacaagcaaGACCTTCTCACTTCTCTCAAGAGTTTTGCCTTACACTTCATCAAAGAGCCACTTAAAAGGCCTATGGCAGACCTCTCTACGGTGCAGCAGAATCTTGACGTCTTGTGGTATATGTTCTTCAAAGCCAGCACCGCTATGGACAGTGACAGCTTGTTGCAAGAtcgccttgtccttcttctaTTGTGGACAAGACAGTTTGATCTTGTGTATAAAGAGCTCTACACTGGACAGAAAATCTCAAGAAACTGGGAATCTTATGGTTTTGCACAGAGTTTACAGACATTCTGGGAAGCGCTGGTGAAAGAAGGTTCAGAGGCTGAGCTGCGAAGCCTTGCTACTTTCTCTGCCAAGGTCTTGGCTTCTGGCACATGCGAGGATCAGATCTCCTCGACTGGACTATGGTATATGCGCGAGACCCTTGAGACCAGCAATGACAACATTGCCAAGTTTCTGCCTGGCGCAATTGTGTGGATGGAACTGTGTCCTCACGCGCTTCTCAGGGACTGCGTTCTCAAAGCAGACGAACAGCAGTCGGAACAGTCGTCACTGAATCTTGGGCTCCTTGGGCAGGATCAGTGCGAAGATGAGACCGGATTCAGCATGACACGGTGGTTGTTTTGGAGACGTCGATTCCAGAAGCTTAGCCATCACCCCGATACTTCGCTTGCGCAACTTGCTAAGAAGGGATTCATGGCTATGATCCACTGCGGACGAGATGTCGATTATAGTGTCCTAGGAGAAGACGTGTTTGCTGAGAGATTACAGGCCACTATGTGGGCTGAGCTCGTCAAGAGTGGAAAGGAAAGCCTggatggcgatgatatcgatatcGACCCCGATTGGGTTGATAGGAAGAACTAG
- a CDS encoding kinase-like domain-containing protein, producing MSNISDHDIQILRDEKTDLHLNAVKMAPIHPESGAGQFYDMSPPKRLGRGRHAIVFECRDPSGRIYAMKLFKQDSRDRIRRELEIFQYLENGPNIIKFIDAVQGEEGSDIGIVLEYVDNIDFRTLYPRFNDLDIRYYTRELLKALDFTHSQGVMHRDVRPHNVVIDHENRKLRLIGWSSADFYRPDEDLDVCVGLWKAPELLLNYERYDFSIDMWCFGAMLAAMIFRKEPFFLGVSRIDQLKQIAEVLGTDKLYRFVNEYDLELNDEELEALGQHHEQAWTDFINSDNERLVSDEALSLIDQLLRFDPKASIILRGLGGSISNVYF from the exons ATGTCGAACATCAGCGATCATGATATTCAGATTCTGAGGGACGAAAAAACGGATCTACATCTGAATGCCGTGAAGATGGCACCAATCCATCCGGAGTCGGGGGCGG GGCAGTTCTATGATATGTCGCCCCCAAAGCGATTAG gacgaggaagacatGCAATCGTATTCGAATGCCGAGACCCAAGCGGTCGCATCTATGCTATGAAGCTATTCAAGCAAGACAGCAGAGATAGGATCCGTCGCGAACTCGAGATATTCCAATATCTCGAAAATGGTCCGAATATCATCAAATTTATTGACGCCGTCCAAGGTGAGGAG GGGTCCGATATCGGCATCGTCCTTGAATACGTAGACAACATAGATTTTCGGACGTTGTATCCTCGGTTTAATGACCTCGATATTCGATATTATACCCGCGAGCTGCTGAAAGCTTTGGACTTCACCCATAGCCAGGGTGTCATGCACCGTGATGTTAGACCGCACAATGTGGTGATTGACCACGAGAACAGAAAG CTCCGACTAATAGGCTGGAGCTCAGCAGATTTCTACCGACCCGACGAAGATCTGGATGTTTGTGTAGGCCTTTGGAAGGCACcagagcttcttctcaactaCGAACGATACGACTTCAGCATAGATATGTGGTGCTTCGGGGCTATGCTTGCAGCCATGATCTTCAGAAAGGAACCATTTTTCCTCGGGGTTTCGCGCATTGATCAACTGAAGCAAAttgctgaagtccttggCACAGACAAACTGTACCGCTTTGTCAATGAATATGACCTTGAGTTGAATGATGAGGAACTTGAAGCTCTGGGTCAACATCACGAGCAAGCTTGGACGGATTTTATCAATTCGGATAATGAGAGGCTCGTATCTGATGAGGCTCTGAGTCTTATTGACCAGCTTCTACGATTTGACCCGAAGGCGAGTATTATCCTGCGAGGATTAGGTGGTAGTATATCTAATGTGTATTTCTAG
- a CDS encoding fungal-specific transcription factor domain-containing protein, with protein MSDSHDDSDGPESRRKRIRQACLNCRKKKVRCTGEKPICQFCNRLGQPCVYAEDGRSLRRTSLAVQPALGDVPEAIMDNITSRFASLEDQISTLQATVERLLPLATSQQPPNKRTHYQANTPAPVLLQTPSTIQSHANERPQPSSLLFAADVYFRYCHSQPYSLFHEPTFRQRLADDTLPTYLLWGFLSAARRYSSLPVTQVNCPDDASSYAAKAWESIELPWTGNAPAEKILTVIQTIILIVSTEVPAGLCSQAHMKLGFAIRLAQNNRFHLEPDPSLPAAEREERKRTFWSLYLQDKLISLSRGRFSGIRDEECKVSLPCSEDAFKEGHEEKTPFLDELTGDCVEQEAIDGCCPLGLINVMASILGRVSHYVLHDTQTSQMGLPWSSTAPYATLSSALLQAEHYFGMNEDPAESLKQRCTVDGVVDQLLAGSFIFAKAMFHLSHCLLHHPFLIQQRLQSGKQKAPSVFMKTAWEKCRTHAKSITDLLDMKNQNVLILTSIYGYCIMVAGTIHALSTNDERDHIRKESQRHYRAARESLQDLSCYWNHAALMVKRLERFHSQCETRGQELSPSNVERTPGDVKALWQSVDYTSLSTPTRPGSPTLAGQTSVEADWALSTDMFDFSGFGGFAEGVDVFSISFVDGDMTLGDEIPNMVQN; from the exons ATGTCAGACTCCCACGACGATTCTGACGGGCCTGAGAGCCGTCGCAAGAGGATTCGCCAAGCCTGTCTCAATTGTAGGAAGAAAAAAGTTCGCTGCACGGGTGAGAAACCGATATGTCAGTTTTGTAATCGGCTTGGCCAGCCTTGTGTTTATGCGGAGGATGGGAGGAGTCTTAGAAGGACGAGTTTGGCTGTTCAGCCTGCTTTGGGGGATGTGCCTGAGGCTATTATG GATAACATCACGTCGCGGTTTGCCTCTTTAGAAGATCAGATATCAACGCTGCAAGCGACAGTCGAAAG ACTGCTGCCGCTCGCCACAAGTCAACAACCACCCAATAAACGCACTCACTACCAAGCCAACACCCCAGCCCccgttcttcttcaaacCCCCTCCACCATACAATCTCATGCCAATGAACGCCCTCAACCAAGTTCCCTTCTCTTTGCTGCCGATGTCTACTTCCGCTACTGTCACAGCCAACCTTACTCCCTCTTTCACGAACCTACCTTTCGGCAACGCCTTGCTGATGACACTTTGCCAACCTATTTACTCTGGGGATTCTTGTCGGCGGCAAGACGATATTCGTCTCTCCCAGTCACCCAAGTCAACTGTCCTGATGATGCATCTAGCTATGCTGCCAAGGCTTGGGAGAGTATAGAACTTCCTTGGACTGGCAATGCGCCAGCGGAAAAGATTTTGACAGTCATCCAAACCATCATATTGATAGTAAGCACTGAGGTTCCGG CCGGTCTCTGTAGTCAAGCTCATATGAAGCTCGGTTTTGCCATTCGTCTTGCTCAGAATAACAGGTTTCACCTGGAACCCGACCCATCACTACCTGCGGCAGAACGCGAGGAACGAAAACGGACTTTCTGGTCTCTGTATCTCCAAGACAAACTCATCAGTCTTTCTCGTGGGCGCTTCTCCGGCATCCGGGACGAGGAATGCAAGGTGTCTTTACCATGCTCCGAGGATGCATTCAAGGAGGGCCACGAGGAAAAGACACCCTTTCTCGATGAACTGACGGGTGATTGCGTCGAACAAGAAGCTATCGACGGATGCTGTCCACTTGGTCTCATCAATGTGATGGCATCTATTCTTGGTCGTGTCTCGCATTACGTTTTGCATGATACCCAAACTTCTCAGATGGGACTTCCTTGGTCTTCGACAGCGCCTTACGCCACTCTATCATCGGCATTGCTCCAAGCAGAACACTACTTCGGGATGAATGAAGACCCAGCGGAAAGCCTCAAGCAACGATGCACGGTCGACGGTGTCGTTGATCAACTCCTCGCAGgctccttcatcttcgccaAGGCTATGTTCCACTTATCTCACTGTctacttcatcatccatTCCTGATTCAACAACGGCTTCAATCTGGCAAACAAAAGGCCCCATCAGTTTTCATGAAGACGGCCTGGGAAAAGTGTAGAACTCACGCGAAGAGCATCACGGATCTGCTGGATATGAAAAATCAGAATGTTCTTATACTAACCTCAATTTATGGATACTGTATCATGGTTGCTGGTACAATTCACGCCCTATCTACGAACGATGAGAGAGACCATATTCGAAAGGAGAGTCAGAGGCACTACCGTGCTGCTAGGGAATCATTACAAGACCTATCATGTTACTGGAACCACGCTGCCCTGATG GTTAAACGATTGGAAAGGTTCCACAGCCAGTGTGAGACTCGCGGTCAAGAGCTTTCACCCTCAAACGTCGAGCGAACTCCTGGAGACGTCAAAGCTCTGTGGCAAAGTGTCGACTACACCTCCTTGTCAACTCCAACGCGACCTGGAAGCCCGACGCTGGCAGGTCAAACCTCAGTTGAAGCCGATTGGGCTTTATCGACGGATATGTTTGACTTTAGTGGCTTTGGTGGATTTGCAGAAGGAGTTGATGTCTTTAGTATCTCgtttgttgatggtgatatgACTCTCGGTGACGAAATTCCGAATATGGTGCAAAATTAG